From a region of the Candidatus Jettenia caeni genome:
- a CDS encoding nitrogen regulatory protein, producing MKKIEAVIRPERFPAISAALQEIEKSGMTVSEVRGHGSEAGAVQIWRGRQYKVDLHQKLKLEIVVHDADVDQVVNMIIDGAQTGANGDGKIFISHVESAIRIRTGEAGDRAIANGRVVKLSSKEETKNNEVVEIPEKGIANKNVAYSKLQKDSHDVNNYAQP from the coding sequence ATGAAGAAAATAGAGGCAGTTATTCGCCCTGAACGTTTTCCGGCAATAAGTGCGGCGTTACAGGAGATAGAAAAAAGCGGAATGACGGTAAGCGAGGTCAGAGGACACGGAAGTGAAGCGGGCGCAGTCCAGATATGGCGTGGCAGGCAATATAAGGTTGATTTGCATCAAAAGTTAAAACTCGAGATCGTGGTTCACGATGCGGATGTAGACCAGGTTGTTAACATGATTATTGACGGGGCGCAAACAGGGGCAAACGGAGATGGCAAAATATTCATATCGCATGTAGAATCTGCAATCCGCATCCGCACGGGTGAGGCAGGAGACCGTGCCATTGCGAATGGAAGGGTTGTTAAATTATCATCCAAAGAGGAAACAAAAAACAATGAGGTCGTTGAGATTCCCGAAAAAGGTATTGCAAATAAAAACGTAGCTTATTCAAAATTACAAAAAGATAGTCATGATGTTAATAACTATGCTCAACCATAA